The proteins below are encoded in one region of Pseudomonas putida S13.1.2:
- a CDS encoding S49 family peptidase, producing the protein MADEWKAPEAEPDEREERKSWQLLEKTLLASVQEQRRARRWGIFFKLLTFAYLFGLLVLFTPLMDMDKAASRSASHTALVEVRGVIADQEAASADNIVKSLREAFKDSKTKAVVMRINSPGGSPVQAGYVYDEIRRLRAEYPAIKLYAVIADLGASGAYYIASAADEIYADKASLVGSIGVTAAGYGFVGTMEKLGVERRAYTSGEHKAFLDPFSPEKPEETRFWQGVLDTTHQQFIAMVKQGRGDRLKDKEHPELFSGLVWSGEQAKALGLVDGLGSASYVAREVVGEKELVDFTVQESPFDRFSKRVGASVAEHLAMWMGFQGPQLR; encoded by the coding sequence ATGGCAGACGAATGGAAAGCCCCCGAGGCCGAGCCCGATGAGCGCGAAGAGCGCAAGAGCTGGCAGTTGCTTGAAAAGACCTTGCTGGCCAGTGTGCAGGAACAGCGCCGGGCGCGGCGCTGGGGGATTTTCTTCAAGCTGCTGACGTTCGCCTACCTGTTCGGCTTGCTGGTGTTGTTCACGCCGCTGATGGACATGGACAAGGCAGCTTCACGCAGCGCCAGCCATACCGCGCTGGTCGAGGTGCGCGGGGTGATTGCCGACCAGGAGGCCGCCAGCGCGGACAATATCGTCAAGAGCCTGCGCGAGGCCTTCAAGGACAGCAAGACCAAGGCTGTGGTAATGCGCATCAACAGCCCGGGTGGCAGCCCGGTGCAGGCGGGTTACGTGTACGACGAAATTCGCCGCCTGCGGGCTGAGTACCCGGCGATCAAGTTGTATGCGGTCATCGCCGATCTCGGTGCTTCTGGTGCCTATTACATTGCCAGTGCGGCGGACGAGATCTATGCCGACAAAGCCAGCCTGGTGGGTTCCATTGGCGTGACGGCAGCCGGTTATGGCTTTGTCGGCACCATGGAGAAGCTGGGTGTGGAGCGGCGTGCCTACACCTCGGGTGAGCACAAGGCCTTCCTTGATCCGTTCTCGCCTGAAAAGCCCGAAGAAACCCGGTTCTGGCAGGGTGTGCTGGATACCACGCACCAGCAGTTCATTGCCATGGTCAAGCAGGGGCGGGGTGACCGCCTGAAGGACAAGGAGCACCCGGAGTTGTTCAGCGGCCTGGTCTGGTCGGGCGAGCAGGCCAAGGCGTTGGGGCTGGTCGATGGGCTGGGCAGTGCCAGCTATGTGGCGCGTGAGGTTGTCGGTGAGAAGGAGTTGGTGGACTTCACTGTTCAGGAATCGCCTTTCGATCGCTTCTCCAAGCGCGTAGGTGCCAGCGTGGCTGAGCACCTGGCGATGTGGATGGGGTTCCAGGGGCCTCAGCTACGCTGA
- the pabC gene encoding aminodeoxychorismate lyase: MHCWVDGQPAVAVNLQNRGLAYGDGLFETIAVRGGRPSLLDGHLARLALGCQRLAISADLALVRDELLRYASLLGEGVAKLILTRGDSQRGYAPLAGAAPRRILQGSPLPSYPVEHAEQGVRLFLCQTRLGEQPLLAGLKHLNRLEQVLARAEWQDSDHAEGLMRDGQGRVIEGVYSNLFLVRDGVLFTADLSRCGVAGVMRAALLEQAALLGIPAQVGDLPFDALEQADEVFVCNSVYGIWPVRGVAALNWSPGPLTRKLQAVARTLLET, encoded by the coding sequence ATGCACTGCTGGGTTGATGGCCAGCCCGCGGTTGCAGTCAACCTGCAAAACCGCGGCCTGGCCTACGGCGATGGCCTGTTCGAAACCATCGCTGTGCGTGGCGGCCGGCCCAGCTTGCTGGACGGCCACCTGGCACGCCTGGCGCTGGGTTGTCAGCGCCTGGCAATCAGCGCCGACCTGGCGCTGGTGCGCGACGAGCTCCTGCGCTATGCCAGCCTGCTCGGTGAAGGTGTAGCCAAACTTATCCTTACCCGTGGTGACAGCCAGCGTGGCTATGCGCCGCTTGCCGGTGCTGCGCCACGGCGAATCCTGCAGGGTAGCCCGTTACCCAGCTATCCTGTCGAGCATGCCGAGCAAGGTGTGCGCTTGTTCCTGTGCCAGACCCGGCTTGGGGAACAACCGCTGCTGGCTGGCCTCAAACACCTCAACCGCCTGGAGCAGGTGCTGGCCCGTGCCGAATGGCAGGACAGCGACCATGCCGAAGGCCTGATGCGTGACGGGCAGGGCAGGGTGATCGAAGGGGTGTACAGCAATCTGTTCCTGGTGCGCGATGGCGTGTTGTTCACTGCCGACCTCAGCCGTTGTGGGGTGGCCGGGGTGATGCGTGCTGCATTGCTGGAACAGGCCGCGCTGCTGGGCATCCCGGCGCAGGTCGGTGACCTGCCGTTCGACGCGCTGGAGCAGGCAGATGAAGTATTTGTTTGCAATAGCGTTTACGGCATCTGGCCCGTGCGGGGCGTAGCCGCGCTAAACTGGTCGCCTGGCCCGCTCACCCGTAAACTGCAGGCCGTTGCCCGTACGTTACTGGAAACCTGA
- the mltG gene encoding endolytic transglycosylase MltG — MRRKFLLLLELGLILAGLALGWSAWKVNSVLEQPLHVTQERLLDVPNGTNPNRMFYRMEQEGLLDDAVWLRLYWRFNMAGTALHTGEYRLTPGMTVEQLFDAWRRADVVQYNLTLVEGWTFRQVRSAVAKHEKIKHTLDGLSDSEVMDKLGHTGVFPEGRFFPDTYRFVRGMSDVELLQQAYMRLDEVLAKEWAVRTTDLPYRDPYQALIMASLVEKETGIPQERGQIAGVFVRRLRLGMMLQTDPTVIYGMGERYNGKITRADLREPTPYNTYTMTGLPPTPIAMVGREAIHAALNPSNGTSLYFVARGDGSHVFSDDLDDHNSAVREFQLKRRAGYRSSPAPQQEVEPGADDAQPQVPAADEPAAQPLPEEPAAQPLPEEPPVQDAPAGGAQAAERPTPDEQH, encoded by the coding sequence GTGAGACGTAAATTCCTGCTACTGCTGGAACTGGGCTTGATCCTTGCCGGGTTGGCGCTTGGCTGGTCGGCCTGGAAGGTCAACTCGGTCCTGGAGCAGCCCTTGCACGTGACGCAGGAGCGCCTGCTCGACGTGCCCAATGGCACCAACCCGAACCGCATGTTCTATCGCATGGAACAAGAGGGGTTGCTCGACGACGCCGTCTGGTTGCGCTTGTACTGGCGCTTCAACATGGCTGGCACTGCCCTGCACACCGGCGAGTACCGCCTTACCCCAGGCATGACGGTCGAGCAGTTGTTCGACGCCTGGCGCCGGGCCGACGTGGTGCAGTACAACCTCACCCTGGTCGAAGGCTGGACCTTCCGTCAGGTGCGCTCGGCTGTGGCCAAGCATGAAAAGATCAAGCACACCCTGGACGGCCTGTCGGATTCCGAAGTGATGGACAAGCTCGGCCATACTGGCGTATTCCCCGAAGGGCGGTTTTTCCCGGACACCTACCGCTTTGTGCGCGGCATGAGCGATGTCGAGTTGCTGCAGCAAGCCTACATGCGCCTGGACGAAGTGCTGGCAAAGGAATGGGCCGTGCGCACCACCGACCTGCCATATCGCGACCCGTACCAGGCGTTGATCATGGCGTCGCTGGTGGAAAAGGAAACCGGTATCCCCCAGGAGCGTGGGCAGATTGCCGGCGTATTTGTACGGCGCCTGCGCCTGGGCATGATGCTGCAGACCGACCCGACGGTGATCTACGGCATGGGTGAGCGCTACAACGGCAAGATCACCCGCGCCGACTTGCGCGAACCGACGCCCTACAACACCTATACCATGACGGGGCTGCCGCCCACGCCGATTGCCATGGTCGGGCGCGAAGCGATTCACGCGGCGCTCAACCCGTCCAATGGCACCAGCCTGTACTTCGTCGCCCGCGGCGATGGCAGCCATGTGTTCTCCGACGACCTCGACGACCATAACTCGGCGGTGCGCGAGTTCCAGCTCAAGCGGCGTGCAGGCTACCGCTCCAGCCCCGCGCCGCAGCAAGAGGTAGAGCCGGGGGCTGACGACGCCCAGCCCCAGGTGCCTGCAGCGGACGAGCCGGCTGCACAGCCCTTGCCCGAAGAGCCGGCTGCACAGCCCCTACCCGAAGAGCCGCCTGTGCAGGACGCCCCTGCTGGCGGCGCGCAAGCGGCCGAACGGCCGACGCCTGACGAACAACATTAA
- the plsX gene encoding phosphate acyltransferase PlsX produces MSAQIIAIDAMGGDFGPRSIVQASIACLSATPSLHLTLVGQPSLLEDLVSGLAAADRARLQIVAASEVIGMDERPSQALRGKPDSSMRIALELVRDGKAQACVSAGNTGALMALSRFVLKTLPGIDRPAMVAAIPTQAGYCQLLDLGANVDCSAENLYQFAVMGSVAAQALGVHRPRVALLNIGTEDIKGNQQVKLAATLLQNARGLNYVGFVEGDGLYRGEADVVVCDGFVGNILLKSSEGLATMIGARIEKLFKGGAFARVAGAVAMPLLKRLQADLAPARHNGASFLGLQGIVIKSHGSAGVQGFQSAIQRALIEIQENLPQRLHGRLEDLLP; encoded by the coding sequence TTGTCCGCTCAGATCATCGCGATCGACGCAATGGGCGGGGACTTCGGTCCCCGCAGCATTGTCCAGGCTAGCATTGCCTGCCTTTCGGCTACTCCCTCGCTGCACCTGACCCTCGTCGGTCAACCCTCCCTCCTAGAAGATCTTGTCAGCGGCCTTGCAGCTGCGGATCGCGCGCGCCTGCAGATTGTCGCCGCCAGTGAGGTGATCGGTATGGACGAGCGGCCCTCCCAGGCGCTACGCGGCAAGCCGGACTCGTCGATGCGCATCGCCCTCGAACTGGTGCGCGATGGCAAGGCCCAGGCCTGCGTCAGTGCTGGCAACACCGGGGCGCTGATGGCGCTGTCACGCTTCGTGCTCAAAACCTTGCCGGGTATTGATCGGCCAGCCATGGTGGCGGCCATCCCGACCCAGGCGGGTTATTGCCAGCTGCTCGACCTGGGGGCCAATGTCGATTGCAGCGCAGAAAACCTCTACCAGTTCGCGGTAATGGGCTCGGTGGCCGCCCAGGCCCTGGGTGTGCATCGGCCGCGTGTGGCGTTGCTTAACATCGGCACCGAGGACATCAAGGGCAACCAGCAGGTCAAGCTGGCGGCCACGCTGTTGCAGAACGCTCGCGGCCTTAACTATGTGGGGTTCGTCGAAGGGGATGGCCTGTACAGGGGGGAGGCGGACGTGGTGGTGTGCGACGGTTTTGTCGGCAACATCCTGCTCAAATCCAGCGAGGGTTTGGCAACGATGATCGGTGCGCGCATCGAAAAGCTGTTCAAGGGCGGTGCTTTTGCTCGCGTAGCCGGGGCCGTGGCCATGCCCCTGCTCAAGCGCTTGCAGGCCGACCTGGCGCCAGCGCGGCACAATGGGGCGAGCTTTCTGGGGTTGCAGGGTATCGTCATCAAGAGCCATGGCTCGGCGGGCGTGCAGGGCTTCCAGAGCGCCATCCAGCGGGCGTTGATCGAAATTCAGGAAAACCTGCCGCAGCGCCTGCATGGCCGCCTTGAAGACCTGTTGCCTTAG
- a CDS encoding DNA polymerase III subunit delta': protein MADAYPWQQALWQQLAGRSQHAHAYLLHGPQGIGKRAMAERLMARLLCQQPQGLDACGGCKSCLLLKAGSHPDNFVLEPEEADKPIKVDQVRELVAFVVQTAQLGGRKVVLIEPVEAMNVNASNALLKSLEEPSGNTVLLLVTHQPSRLLPTIKSRCQQVACPQPSLAQSQAWLAGALPDSDEAERDELLTLAAGSPLMAVSLQAQGVREQRALVTDGVKKLIKQQQSPSQLADAWNGVPLLLLFDWFCDWAHLILRYQLTQDEEGLGLADMRKVVQYLAQKSRQGKVLEVQAWTLEQRQKVLGKANLNRALLLESLLAHWLQLPGTR from the coding sequence GTGGCTGACGCCTACCCCTGGCAGCAGGCCCTTTGGCAGCAACTGGCCGGCCGCAGCCAGCACGCGCACGCCTACCTGCTGCACGGGCCGCAGGGTATCGGCAAGCGGGCCATGGCCGAGCGGCTGATGGCCCGCCTGCTTTGCCAGCAGCCCCAAGGGCTGGATGCCTGCGGCGGGTGCAAGTCCTGCCTGTTGCTCAAGGCCGGCAGCCACCCGGACAACTTTGTGCTTGAGCCTGAAGAGGCCGACAAGCCGATCAAGGTTGACCAGGTGCGCGAGCTGGTGGCGTTCGTGGTGCAAACCGCGCAATTGGGTGGGCGCAAGGTGGTGTTGATCGAGCCTGTCGAGGCGATGAACGTCAACGCCTCCAACGCGCTGCTCAAAAGCCTCGAGGAGCCTTCTGGCAATACGGTGCTGCTGCTGGTCACGCACCAGCCCAGCCGCTTGTTGCCGACCATCAAGAGCCGCTGCCAGCAGGTCGCTTGCCCGCAGCCAAGCCTGGCCCAGAGCCAGGCTTGGCTGGCCGGCGCGTTGCCCGACAGTGACGAGGCCGAGCGTGACGAACTGCTGACGCTGGCCGCCGGCTCGCCTTTGATGGCGGTCAGTTTGCAGGCGCAAGGTGTGCGCGAGCAGCGCGCGCTGGTCACAGACGGGGTGAAGAAGCTGATCAAGCAGCAGCAATCCCCCAGCCAGCTGGCCGATGCCTGGAACGGCGTGCCACTGCTGCTGCTGTTCGACTGGTTCTGCGATTGGGCGCACCTGATCCTGCGCTACCAGTTGACCCAGGACGAGGAGGGGTTAGGCTTGGCCGATATGCGCAAGGTTGTGCAGTACCTGGCGCAGAAGAGCCGTCAGGGCAAAGTGCTGGAGGTGCAGGCCTGGACCCTGGAGCAGCGCCAGAAGGTGCTGGGCAAGGCCAACCTCAACCGCGCCCTGCTGCTCGAATCGCTGCTGGCTCACTGGCTGCAACTGCCGGGTACCCGCTGA
- the fabG gene encoding 3-oxoacyl-ACP reductase FabG, which produces MSLQGKVALVTGASRGIGQAIALELGRQGATVIGTATSASGAERIAATLKEHGITGTGMELNVTSAESVEAVLGAIAEQFGAPAILVNNAGITRDNLMLRMKDDEWFDVIDTNLNSLYRLSKGVLRGMTKARWGRIISIGSVVGAMGNAGQANYAAAKAGLEGFSRALAREVGSRGITVNSVTPGFIDTDMTRELPEAQREALQTQIPLGRLGQADEIAKVVSFLASDGAAYVTGATVPVNGGMYM; this is translated from the coding sequence ATGAGCCTGCAAGGTAAAGTTGCACTGGTCACCGGCGCCAGCCGTGGCATTGGCCAGGCCATCGCCCTCGAGCTGGGCCGCCAGGGCGCGACCGTGATCGGTACCGCCACTTCGGCCTCCGGCGCCGAGCGCATTGCTGCCACCCTGAAAGAGCACGGTATCACCGGCACCGGCATGGAGCTGAACGTGACCAGCGCCGAATCCGTTGAAGCTGTTTTGGGTGCCATCGCCGAACAGTTTGGCGCGCCGGCCATCCTGGTCAACAACGCCGGTATCACCCGCGACAACCTCATGCTGCGCATGAAGGATGACGAGTGGTTCGACGTGATCGACACCAACCTGAACAGCCTCTACCGTCTGTCCAAGGGCGTGCTGCGTGGCATGACCAAGGCACGTTGGGGTCGTATCATCAGCATCGGCTCGGTTGTCGGTGCCATGGGTAACGCTGGCCAGGCCAACTACGCCGCCGCCAAGGCTGGCCTGGAAGGCTTTAGCCGCGCCCTGGCGCGTGAAGTGGGCTCGCGTGGTATCACCGTCAACTCGGTGACCCCGGGCTTTATCGACACCGACATGACCCGCGAGCTCCCAGAAGCGCAGCGTGAAGCCCTGCAAACCCAGATTCCGCTGGGCCGCCTGGGCCAGGCCGACGAAATTGCCAAGGTGGTTTCGTTCCTGGCATCCGACGGTGCAGCCTACGTGACCGGCGCTACCGTGCCGGTCAACGGCGGGATGTACATGTAA
- the fabF gene encoding beta-ketoacyl-ACP synthase II, protein MSRRRVVVTGMGMLSPLGTDVPSTWQGILAGRSGIGPIEHTDLSAYSTRFGGSVKGFEVEQYLSAKEARKLDLFIQYGLAAGFQAVRNAGLEVTDANRERIGVAMGSGIGGLTNIEETSRTLHDSGPRRISPFFVPGSIINMISGFLSIHLGLQGPNYAIATACTTGTHCIGMAARNIAYGEADVMIAGGAEMAACGLGMGGFGASRALSTRNDEPSRASRPWDKGRDGFVLSDGAGALVLEELEHAKARGATIYAELVGFGMSGDAYHMTSPPDTGEGAARCMANALRDAGIQPEEVSYINAHGTSTPAGDVAEVAAIKRVFGEHAYKLAVSSTKSMTGHLLGAAGAVEAIFSVLAINSQMAPPTINLDEPDEGCDLDFVPHQARSMPIDVVLSNSFGFGGTNGSLVFRRFAG, encoded by the coding sequence GTGTCGCGTAGACGCGTCGTGGTCACCGGTATGGGTATGCTGTCGCCACTGGGTACCGATGTACCGAGCACCTGGCAGGGCATTCTGGCTGGCCGCAGTGGCATTGGTCCGATCGAACACACGGACCTGTCTGCTTACTCCACCCGTTTTGGCGGCTCGGTGAAAGGCTTTGAGGTCGAGCAATACCTGTCGGCCAAAGAGGCTCGCAAGCTTGACCTGTTCATCCAGTACGGCCTGGCGGCCGGTTTCCAGGCGGTGCGTAATGCCGGCCTGGAGGTTACCGACGCCAACCGTGAGCGCATTGGCGTGGCCATGGGCTCGGGAATCGGCGGCCTGACCAATATCGAGGAAACCAGCCGTACGCTGCACGATTCGGGGCCGCGTCGCATTTCGCCGTTCTTCGTGCCGGGCTCGATCATCAACATGATCTCCGGGTTCCTGTCGATCCATCTGGGCCTGCAGGGGCCTAACTACGCCATTGCCACCGCCTGCACCACTGGCACTCACTGCATCGGCATGGCCGCGCGCAATATCGCCTACGGTGAAGCTGACGTGATGATCGCGGGTGGCGCCGAGATGGCAGCCTGCGGCCTGGGCATGGGCGGTTTCGGTGCCTCGCGTGCGCTGTCCACCCGCAACGACGAGCCAAGCCGGGCCAGCCGCCCGTGGGACAAGGGCCGTGACGGCTTTGTATTGTCCGACGGTGCCGGTGCCCTGGTACTCGAAGAGCTGGAACACGCCAAGGCCCGTGGTGCGACCATCTATGCCGAGCTGGTTGGCTTTGGCATGAGCGGCGACGCCTATCACATGACTTCGCCACCTGACACCGGCGAAGGCGCCGCCCGCTGCATGGCCAACGCCTTGCGCGATGCCGGCATACAGCCGGAAGAGGTCAGCTACATCAACGCCCACGGTACCTCGACCCCTGCGGGTGACGTGGCCGAAGTGGCCGCGATCAAGCGCGTGTTCGGTGAGCATGCCTACAAGCTGGCTGTCAGTTCGACCAAGTCGATGACCGGCCACCTGCTGGGCGCTGCGGGTGCGGTGGAAGCGATCTTCAGCGTGCTGGCGATCAACAGCCAGATGGCTCCGCCTACCATCAACCTGGACGAACCGGACGAAGGTTGCGACCTCGACTTCGTACCGCACCAGGCGCGCAGCATGCCGATCGACGTGGTGCTGTCCAACTCGTTCGGCTTTGGCGGCACCAACGGCTCGCTGGTGTTCCGCCGGTTCGCCGGTTGA
- the tmk gene encoding dTMP kinase: protein MSGLFITLEGPEGAGKSTNRDYLAARLREQGLDVVLTREPGGTPLAEKVRELLLAPSDESMAADTELLLVFAARAQHLAQVIRPALARGAVVLCDRFTDATYAYQGGGRGLSVERIATLEQFVQGDLRPDLTLVFDLPVEVGLARAAARGRLDRFEQEGQAFFEAVRQAYLQRAQREPQRYSLLDAAQSLEAVQCAIDVLVPAIVERCRG, encoded by the coding sequence GTGAGCGGCTTGTTTATTACGCTGGAAGGCCCCGAAGGCGCGGGCAAGAGCACCAACCGCGACTACCTGGCTGCGCGCTTGCGCGAGCAGGGCCTGGATGTAGTGCTGACCCGTGAACCTGGCGGTACGCCGCTGGCCGAAAAGGTCCGCGAGCTGCTGCTGGCACCCAGCGATGAGAGCATGGCGGCCGACACCGAGCTGTTGCTGGTGTTCGCTGCGCGCGCCCAGCACCTGGCGCAGGTAATCCGCCCGGCGCTGGCCCGCGGGGCCGTGGTGCTGTGTGACCGTTTTACCGACGCCACCTATGCCTATCAGGGCGGTGGGCGCGGTTTGTCGGTCGAGCGTATCGCCACCCTGGAGCAATTTGTCCAGGGTGACCTGCGCCCGGACCTGACCTTGGTCTTCGACCTGCCGGTGGAGGTGGGCCTGGCCCGTGCTGCCGCCCGCGGTCGTCTGGACCGTTTCGAGCAGGAGGGCCAGGCGTTCTTTGAAGCGGTGCGCCAGGCATACCTGCAGCGCGCCCAGCGCGAGCCTCAGCGCTACAGCCTGCTCGATGCCGCACAATCGCTGGAGGCTGTGCAGTGCGCCATCGATGTGCTGGTACCGGCGATTGTGGAGCGTTGCCGTGGCTGA
- the rpmF gene encoding 50S ribosomal protein L32: MAVQQNKKSRSARDMRRSHDALSENALSVEKTTGEIHLRHHVSPEGVYRGRKVIDKGADE, encoded by the coding sequence ATGGCTGTTCAGCAGAACAAAAAATCCCGCTCTGCCCGTGACATGCGCCGTTCGCACGACGCCCTGTCGGAAAACGCGCTGTCGGTAGAAAAGACCACCGGTGAAATTCACCTGCGTCACCACGTTTCGCCAGAAGGCGTATACCGTGGTCGTAAAGTGATCGATAAGGGCGCTGACGAGTAA
- the fabD gene encoding ACP S-malonyltransferase, with the protein MSASLAFVFPGQGSQSLGMLAELGAEKPVIIETFKEASEALGYDLWKLIQEGPEEQLNQTDKTQPAILTASIALWRLWLEEGGAKPAFVSGHSLGEYSALVAAGSISLKDAVRLVERRGQLMQEAVPAGHGAMAAILGLDDAVVVEICAEAAEDQVVSAVNFNSPGQVVIAGNKAAVDRAMELCKAKGAKRALPLAVSVPSHCALMKPAAERFAESVNAIEWKAPQIPVVQNVTAAIAADLDALKHDLLAQLYQPVRWVECVQTLAANGAVNLVECGPGKVLAGLNKRCADGVTTYNLNTPDAVAATRAALA; encoded by the coding sequence ATGTCTGCATCCCTCGCATTTGTCTTTCCCGGTCAAGGTTCCCAGTCGCTGGGCATGCTCGCCGAGCTCGGCGCCGAGAAGCCAGTGATCATCGAAACTTTCAAGGAAGCTTCCGAAGCGCTCGGTTACGACCTGTGGAAGCTGATCCAGGAAGGCCCGGAAGAGCAACTCAACCAGACCGACAAGACCCAGCCGGCCATCCTCACCGCGTCCATCGCGCTGTGGCGCCTGTGGCTGGAGGAGGGTGGCGCCAAGCCGGCCTTCGTTTCCGGTCACAGCCTGGGTGAATACAGCGCCTTGGTTGCCGCTGGCAGCATCAGCCTGAAAGACGCCGTTCGCCTGGTCGAGCGCCGTGGTCAGTTGATGCAGGAGGCCGTGCCGGCAGGTCACGGTGCCATGGCTGCAATCCTTGGCCTGGACGACGCCGTGGTCGTAGAAATCTGCGCCGAAGCGGCAGAAGACCAAGTGGTCAGCGCCGTCAACTTCAACTCGCCTGGCCAGGTGGTCATCGCCGGTAACAAGGCTGCGGTAGATCGCGCCATGGAGCTGTGCAAGGCCAAAGGTGCCAAGCGCGCCCTGCCGCTGGCAGTCAGCGTGCCGTCGCACTGTGCCCTGATGAAGCCGGCCGCCGAGCGCTTTGCAGAATCGGTCAATGCCATCGAATGGAAGGCGCCGCAAATTCCGGTGGTACAGAACGTCACCGCTGCCATTGCCGCCGACCTCGATGCCCTCAAGCATGACCTGCTGGCACAGCTGTACCAGCCTGTGCGCTGGGTCGAGTGCGTGCAGACCCTGGCTGCCAACGGTGCAGTCAACCTGGTCGAGTGCGGCCCGGGCAAGGTCCTGGCTGGCCTGAACAAGCGTTGCGCCGACGGCGTGACCACCTACAACCTCAATACCCCTGACGCCGTTGCCGCCACCCGCGCGGCACTGGCCTGA
- a CDS encoding YceD family protein: protein MLNDPIPPHVDPRKLADRGVTLNGSLQLADLERLCDPLSDNVGTVQAKFDFERDEQHVVVIHTELNVEVKMVCQRCLELVTLPISSECTYAVVKEGANTQSLPKGYDVLELGEDPLDLQALVEEELLLALPIVPAHHPEECQQPAGADEPESSKDEVSRSNPFSVLAQLKRDPNV from the coding sequence ATGTTGAATGACCCGATTCCACCTCACGTTGACCCGCGCAAATTAGCCGATCGTGGCGTAACCCTTAACGGTTCGCTGCAACTCGCTGATTTGGAAAGACTCTGCGACCCGCTTTCCGACAATGTCGGTACGGTGCAGGCGAAGTTCGATTTTGAACGAGATGAACAGCACGTAGTGGTTATCCACACCGAGCTGAACGTCGAGGTCAAGATGGTTTGCCAGCGTTGTCTTGAGCTGGTCACCCTGCCGATCTCCAGCGAATGTACATACGCTGTGGTGAAGGAGGGTGCGAATACCCAGTCGTTGCCGAAAGGCTATGACGTGCTGGAACTGGGCGAAGATCCTTTGGATCTGCAGGCATTGGTCGAGGAGGAGCTTCTGCTTGCCTTGCCAATCGTGCCTGCTCACCATCCGGAAGAATGCCAGCAGCCGGCGGGCGCAGACGAGCCCGAATCGAGCAAGGACGAGGTATCGCGGTCCAACCCGTTCAGTGTTTTGGCGCAGTTAAAGCGTGACCCAAACGTTTAG
- the acpP gene encoding acyl carrier protein: MSTIEERVKKIVAEQLGVKEDEVTNEKSFVDDLGADSLDTVELVMALEEEFETEIPDEEAEKITTVQAAIDYVNSHKA; encoded by the coding sequence ATGAGCACCATCGAAGAACGCGTCAAGAAAATCGTCGCCGAGCAACTGGGCGTGAAGGAAGATGAAGTGACCAACGAGAAGTCCTTCGTCGATGACCTGGGTGCCGATTCGCTTGACACCGTTGAGCTGGTGATGGCTCTGGAAGAGGAATTCGAGACCGAAATCCCTGACGAAGAAGCCGAGAAAATCACTACCGTTCAAGCCGCTATCGACTACGTCAACAGCCACAAGGCCTAA
- a CDS encoding Maf family protein, whose amino-acid sequence MLPLLLASSSAYRRELLTRLRLPFTWASPDIDEQRRDDEPAVDLVRRLARQKAEALAGSHPGHLIIGSDQVAVLGEQVLGKPHTFERACEQLLECSGQQVSFLTGLALLNSATGHCQVDCVPFTVTLRELSRERVERYVTAEQPLDCAGSFKAEGLGVSLFQSTHGCDATSLIGLPLIRLVDMLTKEGVVIP is encoded by the coding sequence ATGCTTCCTTTGTTACTGGCTTCCAGCTCTGCCTATCGCCGCGAACTGCTGACACGCCTGCGCTTGCCCTTTACCTGGGCGAGCCCCGATATAGACGAACAGCGACGGGATGACGAGCCCGCCGTGGACCTGGTGCGCCGACTGGCCAGGCAAAAGGCCGAGGCATTGGCGGGCAGCCACCCCGGGCACCTGATCATCGGCTCGGACCAGGTTGCAGTGCTGGGCGAACAAGTGCTGGGCAAGCCGCACACCTTCGAGCGGGCCTGCGAGCAACTGTTGGAGTGCAGCGGGCAGCAGGTGAGTTTTCTGACCGGGCTGGCACTGCTCAACAGCGCGACCGGGCACTGCCAGGTGGACTGCGTGCCGTTTACGGTGACGCTGCGTGAGTTGAGCAGGGAGCGGGTAGAGCGTTACGTGACGGCGGAACAGCCGCTGGATTGCGCAGGGAGCTTCAAGGCGGAGGGGCTGGGGGTGAGTTTGTTCCAGAGCACACATGGGTGCGATGCGACCAGCCTGATCGGCCTGCCGCTGATTCGGTTGGTGGATATGCTGACCAAGGAAGGCGTTGTCATCCCTTGA